The Oryzias latipes chromosome 16, ASM223467v1 genomic sequence GTTCCCCTTTGTTTTGTCATATTTGCATTAAACattaaatcagcttttttcaGGACGGTTTGCTAGAATAAACTGACGTTCTTTCATCTATTTTATCCCTGTTTATGAAGagtaaaacagtaaaactgTGAAGCAgccaaaggaaaacaaaacctttttttggtttgtttgttttagctgttaGAAGGTTTCCTTTGCCTTTAACCTTCATCGCCATCACAACAGAAGCGATGGACGGTTCTAGTATCTGTCTCTCCGGGTTACAGAGACTCGGTCAGGACCTGATTGCTCAGGTGTGTTCGTGCGCTTTACCTGAAGCGTTCCCCAGCAGCGGGTCGGGGAAGTGGACCAGGATCCCGGCGATGAAAAGGAGCCAGGCCATCATCTCTGTGCTGACACACCGAGCACGCCGCCTCCTTATAACCCTGCAGACCTGCTGAGTCACAGTGAGGTGGACCTCTCTAGCCCTCTTCTAGCTCCTCATCTGTCCGTCTGCCTGGAACCAGGAGTCCTTCATCCCAGCTGAGGGGGCTGCAGCGGAGGCCTCTGATTGGGTGAGAGGATCTCTGAAAGAGGAGAGGCGATGGTCGGCGCTCAGCGTGAGCTCAAGTGTCACTGAAGCAGGGTAAAGGTCTCCAAAGCAGTGAGATCTGCAGAAAGCTGATGTCCATCCACAGTTAGGTATTCAGGTTTCATCAGAGTGGAGACCTTAAACCTTCATCACAGATCTGCTTCCGATGAGGAGAAACCTTCAGGAACAGGGTTGCAGAAGCTTGAATTCCGTGTTTTTGTCAGACCAGCGCGCTGCCTGTGGCCTCATGCTGGGGGGCCGTGATGTCATGAAAACGATGTTGGATCAGAATCTCCACTGGAAATGATGCAGACGGATTCTTTCATACCTGGAAACCTGAATGTTCACGCGTCCAGAGCTGCCAGGAGGAGATCCTTTGGTCAAACCTCGCCATGCGCCGGTTCATCGGGGCTCTGTGGGTCCAACATGTGCAAACACGTTAGCTGATCCTCACGTGCTCCCTGAGCTGTGGATGTGAATGAGATGGACTCTGACATGTCCAGGCTGAAGCCCACcctcatccaacagcagctgggcTCCAGCATCCCACCACCCTCCGTGGGAAAACAGCTGGATGGTTTGCAGATTTGACTACGCAAAATGATGAAGACAAATTCCCAGCAGCACATCCCAACTGGAAGACACACCTGATGGAGGTTTTACTCAGTTTCACTGAAAAACGACATTCATGTGGCCTTCTGCCTCCTTCATGGCAGTGACTTCCTGCAGTACCATGTTTGGCCACAGGAGCgctattgtttcttttttttaaagctttttctgtccaacagctgagcaaacagattagagctgaaagccttttgtgttggacaggttttactatcacaaaaagaggttatagaactttgagaaaccagagtgtagatttgtattaacccctttttgttgtattattttttatttataagttaCATTGAGTGTGtatgggagccggtttagctcgtgctggtttgcggcgccttccgtccgtgaaaccggggttcgactccgggctgctccctgttcccttctctacttctgtgccggtcccaagcccggttgctttgagagggttgcgtcaggaagggcatctggcgtaaaacattgacaagtttaccatgcgactagTTCGCTGTGGCAAAcactgatgggaaaagctgaaagagaaagaatAAGTTACAtctagtgtgtgtggggggggagaGTTGAAGAATATGGGGGGGGgaggtgagaaagtgggggatacaagtactgatttgaataagttattattttaagctgtaacaattataccagatctgctggaaagacaaatattacatcaaaggtgaaattctgaagacatctgtccatcaagacactgtgggttaggagggggGATGTGGGTCAGCAGGTGCTGACACGACCCAGAGAGAGAcacccccagtgagccccgccagcttaacccacccacccagttcccgGAGGCCTATGTGACTGTGtgcaacatttattttggtgggagcggggaggagcaggcggatgggcacaactgggggaagaaggctcccccgagcgaccggccccccatcCGGCAgaggtaggcgccccccctcccagggcAGCCAGGTAGTCAGGAGGCGGCAAGCCAGCCACAGATAGAGGCCAGAGCCTCATAGCGctgagagacagccagcaaagAAGGGGCCCGGTGCCAAAACGGAGGGGCAGGaagtccagccccaccattcatgcCCTGACATCCCTAGGGACTAGCCCTCCCCCCcgggccccccccccaaaagaaataaatgaatggagTGGGGCACCcagaatagattaaaaaaatatatataataataacaataataataataaataaggaAATAATGATAGTAATAAATACTTCTACTACTacaactaataataataataataaaagaaataaaatgaaatgaagaaaataaatttaaagaaaaaagaaaaaacccaccCAAGGGAACCCCTCATGAGGAGGAGCGCTCATGTTTCAGGTGACAATGTGAAGGGAGGCGGAGTTTCCTTCAGCGGAGGAAAAAGGAGGTCAGAACCAACCAAGTCTTCTGGGAGTGTATTTATAATCCTACGATCCaatcagatcaatctgtctaagacaagttgttaatcgaatcaacctattacacataaaaaaatgtcttgataaAAGATAAATCGAtcattgatattggaaaatcccatctggattgaggtacagcaggtttatttactataaagtaaaaccgaccaatcacagcaacaacacacgtgtgatgtcatcaacacggatccgtccatcattccagtcctttgaataaagtcatgtgaccatccagtgtctagaatgttctaagaatgttccctttggattctttggatgtggaaaaacaacagtggtgaactttaggaaactaacatgtgaatggatttgacattcattctagtttacttgttggtttggacacagatttcattaacttgatgatctggaagaaatccaagaatctggaaaactgttcagtagcaggaatttctgtctgagtctgactgctggaagtttggatgaagattcagttcaattttatttaaatagaccAATATTTACATccacagtcgtctcaatggttTCATACCAGagaatgtttaataaacatgaatcctgaagaacataaagtcatagaattcaacaggtcatggctaaactaaactaaactaaactaaactaaactaaactaaactaaactaaacagactaaactaaactaaactaaactaaactaaactaaactaacaaAACCTAAGACCCCCcctctcggtaaggaaaaactcctaaaaaataaagaagaaacctcaggggggggggtccacatgaaggagggattctcccccaggacggacaggcgatggaCCAGAACTCTGAGAGAGAATGAACtgatctaactctacaactacatgtttgaatagtccagcagatgatgAACAGAATGAATGAATATCTTATGAATGGTTTTGCTGTTATGAGGCATCGTTACAGTCCTGCTAAAGAGGCGTTTTCATGTTCATAATGTTAAACTTGTGAATTGTTGCATGTCCGACCATCACCTTTGTGGAGCTAACTGTGCCTAGAATCAGCTGAAGCCGTGTTGGGGTCTGGATGATGGACACTTCAGGTCCAGAGGCTCTTCAGGCCTGCAGACCGTTGTCTCTATTTCAATGAGCAATAAACATCTGTGTTACAAATAAAGTTAGTGAAGTCTAAGGTTTTGTGTTTGGGATGAACTAATTGGTCTGCACACTgatggaggtcagaggtcagaccaTGACAAAGTATCGCTCCCAGTGGAGAACGGGGGGAGGAGGGCAGGCGGAATgaatttaaagcagaaaatgtgATTCTGGTTGGAGGAGAAGGAAGGCGAGTTGTTCCGATATTGGTCAGAGTGACGGAACCACCAGGAACTATGAGGACCCTTTGACACAACCAGCaccttctgatcagaggtgGACCGCTCTTCCACagctggttttattttgattgatgaCGATACCGTGACGTTTGGAGTTTCCTGTGCAGATGAACCAGAACCATCCAGAACCTGCAGCAAAACACAAGATCCAATCAGAACAACGCAGAGCCAGGAGGACCAATCCTGGAGCGTCGCTCGTCTGAATGTGAAGGTCAACGGTCGTACTCCTGAGTGTCACCAAAGTACAGAGTATTCCAGTAATCCATCTCAGAGGTAATCCgattactttgtgttttttgtttgttggaaaTGTGAAGCTAAATCATGAACGAGTGAAACAATCCAAAGCCTCTGGCTGGAACTGCTTCAGTGAGTCCGGATGGACAGAACCAGCACCAGAACCGAGCTGCTTCCTGGCTGCTGCTTTGACCTTCAGACCTCTGACTGAAAAAGCAGAACCGCACGGCTTCCTCTAACGGATGATTCAAACTCTTCTCAGAGGTTTGTCTTGCctttgtcatttcctgtttctccTTTAATGAATCACAAACTATTGAACCTCGTCCACTTTTGGAGAAACTAACATTTAGGGTCTGTGGATCCGACCGGACCTGCATCCTCTGAAGGTTCATCATCAGCGGTCCGGTGTGTGGACCACTCACGCACAGCTCCACCTGCAGGAGAGACAGCCCTAAAGCTGGGGTGGAGACCTCCACGTCCCAGAATCCTCCCACCGGCCTGGCACTGGACCAGAACCagatgttctggttctgttcacggctggtcacctggatcaggtgtccagccaatcagaaccccccctccccccattctTTAGGAGCTCCGGCAGCTGTTTCTCCACGTCCTCACGTTGTCATGGAAACGGGTCCACTTGATGCCTGCCGCCCAGTGGGCCGgtgtgagggggggggctgTCATGTTTAAGGTGGACTGAGTCATGTTTAAGGTGGACTGATGTCATGTTTAAGGTGGACTGAGTCATGTTTAAGGTGGACTGATGTCATGTTTAAGGTGGACTGAGTCATGTTTAAGGTGGACTGACAATTCAGAGACAGACGGTTTGTAATAAGAACAACAGCTTttactgaaaatgtgtttatcgTTCATCAGAACAAAGGCCACAGCGGCGTCCCGCAGGCTGATGCCAAACACAGACTAAGGCACAGAAGAACCACATTTACCAAATTacaaaaacacttattttcaaaaaaacaacaatgttctTTAAAACAGGCAGATTGTCAGATACaacagagtggaactttaaattcTTTATGCTTTCACTCACAAACATTAAAGTCTGTAACAGAAAAAAGAgccacagaagaaaaaaacaacagtaaaaaaatctTATTCCATCCATAAAACCAAACTTCCAGCAGGAATTCTTCAGGCCTCTTATTTCCATCAGCAAAGTTTGTCTTCAGCGTTCGTTTCCACCAGAAAACGATTGGTTTCAATCTGATCACCTTGTCCTGAATGGTTGGCACACACCAGGATGAAACGCCGAAGCAGAATCACCGATGGAAACAGAGACCGAAGCGAAGGCAGGCGAACAGCGCCGCCTGTTGCAGATGCTCCGCCTCTTATTTTCTGCCTCCAGCTCGTCAGacgttaaaacatttttaaaacggttttatttttttaactttaacagaaaaaaacgatTCTGATGTGACTTCAGGACAAAGACTTGGCTGAACTCTGCTGCTTATGTGGATCAGAACTGAGTGACATCATCACTGTGCGACAATCACTACATAAACTACGTTTCCCAGAGGGCAGTAGACCGGCTGCAGGAACCAGAAGCAAACAGACACCATGAGAGACCAAGAGGGACACGTGTTTGACCTGCAGGGGGCGCTGCAGGGACTCCTGTCCTGGACTGAACCAGATCTGATTGGATTCATCCGGAACGCAGTCTTTCAGGGGGATTAGTGGACTACAGGGGTGTCTGGAGCGATCGGACCCCCTCCGTCGCGTTCTGATGCGCAGAACCTCGGGGGGATTAAAGAAGGACCCCTTCCGGCCGTCTTCAGGAGTTCAGTGGATGAAGCAGCAGAGACACGAGCCGTCGGCCTTAGTGTTTACGTGGTTTCGGAagaatcatctgttttttttcagaacctcggtttaaaaaatgaatgaaggacacgggggggggggacaaagaCAGACAAGAACGATTGAAGCCCCGCCTCCAGCTAAAACAAAGTGTGTAACAAAGATGGAGGCAGACTTATGCCTGATCGTTGAGCCTCTCCGTCTCAGGAGCCGCTGCCGGCACCGGGCCGCCGTTACTGACACCCGGACCCGGGCCGGCTTTGAAGGGGGACCCACGGGTCTTCAGGAAGTAAGCCACGTCTAACGCAAAGGCCAGGGTCGCCAGGACTCCAAACACCTGAAGGATCAGAGAAGAAAAGATGaatgaaggaggaagaggaggagtcagaggaggagtcagaggaAGAGATTCTCACCACAGCAACCCTCTCCAGACTGGAGCCGGCGTTATCGGCGGCGAGCACGATGGACGAgatcaggaggaggaccgcgaTCCCAACCGTATATAAGAAGTTCTGCAGAGGAGACGGAGAGGCTGAGGACCCCCACCTGAACCCCCCAATGAGGAGGTGTCTCATGGTCGAGGAGACTCACCAGTTTGGGCCAGCATTCGATGCCGACCTTCTCGTGCAGCCTGgtggagaggaggatgaggagcagcAGGGTGAAGAGGAAGGCCGTGCAGCTGACGAACTCAAAAAAGTAGAGGGGGTTGCAGTTCCCACAGCTGGAGACCAGCTCCTCCAGGATGAAGGCCACCAGGGACAGGCCCTGAGGGGG encodes the following:
- the cmtm6 gene encoding CKLF-like MARVEL transmembrane domain-containing protein 6, coding for MTEVYAPTTVSNPKSSWFLVPSKLLDKVQFGLKAAEVGLSLVAFILEELVSSCGNCNPLYFFEFVSCTAFLFTLLLLILLSTRLHEKVGIECWPKLNFLYTVGIAVLLLISSIVLAADNAGSSLERVAVVFGVLATLAFALDVAYFLKTRGSPFKAGPGPGVSNGGPVPAAAPETERLNDQA